A part of Lentimicrobiaceae bacterium genomic DNA contains:
- the kdsB gene encoding 3-deoxy-manno-octulosonate cytidylyltransferase produces the protein MKILGIIPSRYASTRFPGKPLTVINGKTMIQRVYEQAAKASLLDNVVVATDDSRIAEEVKRFGGKVVMTSSSHRTGTDRCAETAEILMRDSGVNYDAIINIQGDEPFIDPGQINQVAMCFNNEDVQIATLALRLTSSEALFAPSIIKIVANNNNKALYFSRSPIPYLRGKDEQDWINYHTYYKHIGIYGYRTHVLQRISTLEQPSSLETAESLEQLRWMQNGIPIHVEFTEHESVSIDTPDDLLKLTNNA, from the coding sequence ATGAAAATTCTCGGAATTATTCCTTCACGTTATGCTTCCACCCGTTTTCCGGGGAAACCACTCACGGTTATCAACGGAAAAACCATGATTCAAAGAGTTTATGAACAGGCTGCCAAAGCAAGTTTATTGGACAATGTGGTGGTTGCTACCGATGACAGCCGTATTGCTGAGGAAGTGAAGCGCTTTGGAGGTAAGGTGGTAATGACATCTTCCAGCCACCGGACAGGTACCGACCGCTGTGCGGAAACTGCAGAAATACTCATGCGTGATTCAGGAGTAAACTATGATGCTATCATTAATATTCAGGGAGATGAACCTTTTATTGATCCCGGGCAAATAAACCAGGTTGCCATGTGCTTCAACAATGAAGATGTGCAAATTGCCACCCTGGCACTACGACTCACTTCTTCTGAAGCATTATTTGCCCCTTCCATCATAAAAATAGTGGCAAATAACAATAACAAGGCTTTATACTTCAGCCGCTCGCCCATCCCCTACCTGAGAGGAAAAGATGAACAGGATTGGATAAACTATCATACTTACTATAAACATATAGGAATTTACGGTTACCGGACTCATGTTTTACAAAGAATCAGTACACTGGAACAACCTTCATCACTTGAAACAGCCGAGTCGCTCGAACAACTGCGGTGGATGCAAAATGGCATCCCTATTCATGTTGAATTTACTGAACATGAAAGTGTTTCTATTGACACCCCTGACGATTTATTAAAACTTACTAACAACGCTTGA
- a CDS encoding deoxynucleoside kinase, whose amino-acid sequence MHIAIAGNIGSGKTTLSGLLAKHFGWEAHYEDVETNPYLSSFYEDMQRWSFNLQIYFLNSRFRQIVEIHNSGKAVVQDRTIYEDAYIFAPNLHDMNLMATRDFHNYQSLFELMVSFIKPPDLLIYLRASVPTLVRQIQKRGRDYEASIRLDYLKSLNDRYEEWINGYKEGKLMIVDVDDINFSENPEDLGNIIERVNAELHGLF is encoded by the coding sequence ATGCATATAGCCATCGCAGGAAACATAGGCTCAGGCAAAACCACACTTTCTGGTTTGCTTGCCAAACATTTCGGTTGGGAAGCCCATTACGAAGATGTTGAAACAAATCCTTATCTTTCAAGTTTTTATGAAGATATGCAACGATGGTCGTTCAACTTACAGATTTATTTTTTGAACAGCCGTTTTCGGCAAATAGTGGAGATTCATAATAGCGGAAAAGCCGTGGTGCAGGATCGTACTATTTATGAAGATGCCTATATTTTCGCTCCCAACCTGCACGATATGAATCTTATGGCTACAAGAGATTTTCATAATTACCAAAGCCTTTTCGAACTGATGGTTTCGTTTATCAAACCACCTGATTTGCTTATCTACCTCAGAGCAAGCGTCCCCACACTTGTCAGACAGATTCAGAAACGGGGAAGGGATTATGAAGCCTCCATCCGTCTCGACTACCTGAAAAGCCTGAACGATCGTTACGAAGAATGGATTAATGGCTACAAAGAGGGAAAATTGATGATAGTGGACGTTGACGACATCAACTTCTCAGAAAACCCCGAGGACCTTGGCAATATTATCGAAAGGGTAAATGCCGAACTTCACGGACTGTTCTGA